The Penaeus vannamei isolate JL-2024 chromosome 23, ASM4276789v1, whole genome shotgun sequence DNA window TGATCTTTAGTTCTTGAGTATGATCTACTTTGAATGTTTGTATTGTCAGTAGGTGGTAGACGTTACTTAATCAGTCATGGCATACACTATATTGTCATGAGAATGTCattgtattttctctttaaaGATTTTTAAGCAGTTATTGCTCAtgcaatgatactgatattgataaatacTAGAGAAGTGAGGTTATGGGTTTACAatgtttttcttaatctttacaTTATAGATTTTTAATTCTTCCATGATAGTTATGAAAGATACATGAAGGATGTAAGAAGTAGGTATTCAGTCAGTATGAAACATTACATGTAATGAAACCAAGATTTGATATATAGGTAAAGAAATAAACTCATTTGTGGTAGTCTATGTACTTTTAAGATGAGCTACCAGTAGTGATATTAGTTACAATTGTTAATAGGGGAAAAGATGACCAAATGTTGCATTAGAAGAAGCATTTTGCCAAGGATATGGATAttgtaattgtttatttttaatgataGGATTATTATAGCAAATTTTAACCACGTGTTTGCATTCTAGTTATAAGAGTAATTATtggacacactcactcactctctcactctctcactcactcactcactcactctctcactcactcactcactcactcactcactcactcactcactctctctctctctctctctctctctctctctctctctctctctctctctctctcactcactcactcactcactcactcactcactcactcactcactcactcactcactctctctctctctctctctctctctctctctctctctctctctctctctctctctctctctctctctctctctctctctctctctctctctctctctctctcactctctcactctctcactctctcactctctcactctctcactctctcactctctcactctctctctctctctctctctctctctctctctctctctctctctctctctctctctctctctctctctctctctctctctctctctatctctctctctctctctctctctctctccccccccttaatTTATTTGCATTGTTGCCATTACttccttatattattttttctctttctcatcttcccttttcctcctcttcctgctcatgtgctctcttctttctttccccttccttcacatattcttcctttttttcttttgctccaaTGCTCATATACCTCTCCTGCCtcatcttttgctttctctttctctctctcttcctcctttttttttcttcttgcttctcaacatctgttatttttattattattattattattattgaaacatTCAAGATAGATATGAAGTGGTGGCTGAGACCAgtgttatatttctattatttctgtttataAGAAACTATAAATCACAGATATCTTGAGTTGCAATGTGTTTTCTGAATGGAGGACTTGATGTTGCATGCTTTGTTTCTTGTATTTGTACTGTGACAGCAGTGGGCTGCAGCCGGTGGGCAGACAGAGTCTGGGGCAGCTCCActcgccgattttgtagccgcctggaatcttttattttcggctatAAAATATACCCGTGTTAATGGGTTAAATCTACAAACTGATACTTTATATTTCTGTTTGACAGTGTTGGCAGACCAAAATATGAAAGAGTGATGGTGGGAGCCCTAGAAGGAGACTATTTTGTTGGCCCTAAAGCTCAAGAACACCGTGGTCTCTTAGCTATTAGGTGAGTATGATTTACTAATAATGACATATTTTGGTTTATAAAGAGGAAGTGGCATGTAGTTGAATATAATTTCTTGACATAAAGTTTTGAATCTTTCTTTAGTCGTTAAACGTCTGACTCTTGTTGTATAAAATACTCCTTTGACAGCTACCCAATGGAACATGGCATTGTCACAGACTGGAATGATATGGAGCGCATATGGCAGTACATTTATAGCAAAGACCAGCTTCAGACCTTTTCCGAAGAGGTAATTGTTCCTGATAATATGGTGCTGTTGCATAAGCACTTTTGAAATGGAATTACATTTTATGTTTGCAATTATGTCCTTACTGATTTGGCTGATTAAGAATAGATTCAAGTATTAACCCATGCTTTCCTTGCAGCATCCTGTACTACTAACAGAAGCTCCCCTTAATCCACGAAAGAATAGAGACAAGGCAGCAGAAATATTTTTTGAAGCTTTCAGTGTTCCAGCACTCTTTGTTTCAATCCAGGCAGTTCTTAGCCTGTAAGTATACaagttattaatttttttaactCGTTGGTTCTGGTTGCATCGCATAAATCACTGTGCCGAAAACATGGGAATTGAGTTATGTAAGTAGCTAACATCGTGGGATGCGGCACATAGGTCAGGATTGCGCGAACTCCCATGAGCGGTGACAAAACTCTGTGCCTTCCGTTTGCAAAGTTACTTTGtgtaaactttaaaaaaaatttttgccattttctaatgtccatttttgtcttttgatttgctttatccagatggaaaTGGCTTATTTTCCTTCCACAGACTCCATAGCTTATTTATGTAGTAAATAACATAGTGCAAGAAAACTGAAATAGGGAACATTTGGTtgtgtgtttcttattttttcataattttcaattttcctttaTAAAATCTGCGCCACCGGTAACAGTAGTCAGGAATACGGTACACAGCACGGAAATGGTATCCTCCCGGGAGCCGGCATTCTTTCTGTTATCGCTAATGCATGTTATAATCCACATTCGTTTAtagatggtaataatgctaaagcccccttctaagtacCAAATGGGTCAAATCCcattccaagaggtttgtgcactcatggtgaatcttttccatcaccctggccttcgctcatgatGGCAAGATCACGTCACCCGGCCTGAGGCCATTTTAACTGATGACAGCTTGTTCATGTCACCTGGCTGTTaatccagatttttccatgactgGACCTTAACATCATCTGGATCATACGGGTTAATTCAAAATGTGTCATTTTGATATTCAAGATCAGTTGAAGCTGATTTTAAAACTGAGTATAAGTAAAAGGTCATTTTAGATTAGATTAACCCCATCGATTCGGATGTCatgaccatcacatcatgaaaatATTTGCCTTTAGGGGTGGGTGATATGAACATGGCATCATGGGAAAATCTGGCTGCAGGCCGGGTGATGTGAAATTGCATCATGAGTGTTTtggctgaaggccagggtgacagaaaagactcataaagacaaagctcttggagggtgataaGACTCTTTTGGTATTTAAAAAGGGGCTTTTGctttattcccatcaataaatgagtgtggaatgtagtGTCCGTGAGCCATGACTGAAAGAGTGGCAGCTCCatggaggatgccatttccatgttcAACATCCTATTCCTAGGCACAGGAATGTAATTGCTATCAGTATGTAAATGAAATACCCAAAtgaataatttttttatcatgtaaAACAATAAAGTGTGTATTTAGATGAATTTAAAAgtttctaggtatatatataaaaaggtgatggtgatggtgatatacCAGATGTGTCTGGCAGGGAAatgtaggaaaaggaaaaagatgtagGGTTTAGCTAAATGATATATGCCATATGGTACCAGGGTGACTACTTCACACTCATTATGTCTCACCTGCAAGAAGATAGAGACGTGAAAAGAAGACTTTCTGATAAGCTCAGGCAGATATGAGTATACAAGAGTAGTAGGAGTATGGGATGATATTCTAAGGCTAAAGTAAATTACCAAAGTACCAGATATGTTAGTGTAacactatatacatatcattCATAATGAAACAGTTGCATGAAAAAAATCCTTACAGTTTTGTACAACCTTTGATGATTTCGGCAAATAAGACAGATTAGCCAGTTTGGGCAAATTATACTCCAGTAACCCAATGCCGATgggaaaatgttgtgttcactttggtattgttttgttaaatgtgtctgtacatagatggctttgtcagtgcttagccacaaaggagtcaattagtagatctttagacctcacttttccttgaaacaGCGGGAAAACACTTTTTAACCAGTGCTATCAGTACTGacagtgttatttttgttataaacattactaTATTGTTGCTGCcgttactaacagcagtattaaatgctagaaaatgttaacaaatatcaaggaaaagggtaaagaggagagaagtaCTTCTTGTAAAtcgctcattggtgacttagtaatTGTGGAGCCCTCTATATGAAAAATGTTTTTATGTACATGTACTACTATAAGGCTATGTTTGTAATAGCGTTTATGCTCTCTTTACAGTAAAAGATAAGTAGCTAAGTTAttcaaaaccaaaaaccaaaattcAGGCAGTCATGTCATTTGTTTTAAAATGAATTCCTGCATAGGACAGTgtcaaatgaaaatataaaaggaaacagTTAATATAAGCTTTGAcattaagaatgataaagatgagataaTACATTAATAAGATTAACTAATTTCCACAGATACGCCTCAGGAAGAACGACTGGGGTTGTGTTGGACTCTGGTGATGGAGTAACTCATGTTGTTCCAATCTACGAGGGCTTTGCTTTACCACATTCCATTATGCGAGAGGACATTGGTGGCAGAGATGTCACACGGTAAGGGCTTGTCTAATCAGGcttatcttttgtttgtgtttgtctgtcatttaTCTCCTTTTACTTGCCCATAATAGCTGAGCATGGATTTGTGTCATTTATTATGTGATATCGTTTTCAAATGAGATGATTAGAGTTTACAGCAGACAAGCatactggatttttttcttcttcttcttcttcttcttcttcttcttcttcttcttcttcttcttcctcttcttcttcttcttcttcttcttcttcttcttcttcttcttcttcttcttcttcttcttcttcttcttcttcttcttcttcttcttcttcttcttcttcttcttcttcttcttcttcttcttcttcttcttcttcttcttcttcttcttcctcctcctcctcccaaaatGTGTCATGTGTCCTAGCACTTGTGGGTCTCTTACTTCAGCACTTTTAGTAATAGGTGTTTGATGAACCTACAGGTACCTAAAACTTCTGCTACGAAAGGAAGGGCTGAATCTATATTCTTCAGCTGAATTCGAAATTGTTAAAATGATGAAGGAACGAGTATGTTACCTGGCCTCAAATCCACAACGGGAGGAAACTGTCGATACTGAGCGACTTTCGTATGTTCTACCCAACGGGGCAACAGTTGAAGTGAGTGTGCAACTAAAATATTTCCTTTTAGAACTTTTAAGGTGAAATGATATGAATAGGAATATACTATTTTGAAAAAACTGCAACTTGAAAGGCATTGAAAGGttgtaaatagtaatgataagatatatatatattttttttttccttccatcttttacATGTCCCTCATCCATTTTTGTCATTGATTTTACATTTTGATGAAAGGGAAAACAGCTTAGAATattctaaaatatttttttttctaccaggTTGGCCAGGCCCGATTCAGAGCACCTGAGGTCCTCTTCCGACCAGACCTCATCGGAGACGAGAGTGTAGGCATCCATGAAGCCCTTATTTGTGCAATTCATAAATCTGACATGGATCTCCGAAAACAGCTTTACCAAAATATTGTCATCTCTGGAGGATCAACCTTGTTCAAAGGATTTGGCGACCGACTTCTCTCTGAAGTGAAGAAACTAGCTCCAAAGGACATCAAGATTAGGGTatgttattttgtatatttgattTGGTAGATTTGAGATTTCCACTGAGAGAGAAAGTGTTGGTGAGGTAGTTTAGGGGAATTGAGTTTAGAAGCAGTCTGACACAGTAGTGAGGTTTTGAACAAGTTCTGTCATTATAACGAGGTTTGCATTCAGTCGGGAGATCAACATTGAAGGCCTCTGGCAAGAATCATTGGTAGGTGGTAACATCAAGGTTTTGATTAGTTTCCATTTAGTAGTCACTTCTGAGTCAGGGGTAAGTGATCTACATACTTTGAAAATGAATTGGTGCAACTGAAGCAGCTTTTACCCACACCAAGCTGAGCCAAATGCAGCACTACATGATTAGAATAAAGAATAGAGTAAAAGATTAGAATAAATGCCACCTGACATGAACAAGTTAAAGCCCATGCAAGATATTTtggttattttatatgtttttcctGTATATTCTAGTTTAACAAAATTAGGTACTAGTGTTCCTGGGCCTTACAAATTACTTGGCAAGAATGTAATGTGTCCTGGAAAGTAGATGGAGATACAGTTTCAATACTTCTAGACTAGTTTTGGTTCCTGAGCCCCCTACAGACATCTGTCTTGCCATCTTCATATGTATTGAAAAGATCAGCCATGCTAAATGATATCAAGCATAGATTCCAAATATAAACAACAGTGAAAGTAAAATATCCTATTCCATTCAGTTATATATCAAAATCTGGGGGAACAGAATGGTCATTGGTCAAAATGGGGCCAACCTGCGTATGTGTTGTGTTTATCCTTAGTTTCAAACCAACTTTACTTTGTATTTGTGGTTTCCGCTTGAATTAATGTCTTAAAAAAGATCAGTGCAATCTTTAAGTATAAACTTTTGAATTTAACTGCGTCAAATAATCACAGATTTTTAGGACATCTACTACACATTTTCTGCACCTTCTAATGTCACAGTGAGGTTTGGGCAAGAGTACTAATCCTGGTCTTGTCCCTGGTTGCCAACCTTTTGAGCAGTAAAGCAGCAGTTTCAGGCTTAGAACTATGTTAATGcccatttgtttatatacatacatacatacatgtattcatgcatTCATGTGTGGAATATGATGTTTGTGAGTCATGACTGGAAAAGCTTCTGCTCCAGGGAGGatactatttccatgctcaggatcttaTTCCTTACCACTATGCCTGGCAGCACAGGgtatattacagaaaattgaatattacaaaaacaaataaaaaattaagcaaatcaaatgacaaatatggacattagaaaatggcaaaaaagctaaaataaattatgcataaaaaaagaaaataacattggAAAGGGGAGGCATTGGGTCTTGTCACAGTACTCAAGTATTCATGTACACCCAGCCAACAAGCTTCGCACCCGTCAGAGTGGCCGATCGAGAAACTTAATGCTATTATTTTGATCCATGTAATGACACTGAATTGTCTAAATCCATTGGGTTAACTTCTTACTGATGGGCACATGTATAACCATCATGGATATCTTACAATTTTGACAGGAAACATGTATACATGTCATGATTCGCTCTAGAGAGGGAGTGGACAGTCCGGCTTATGCGGCAAATACCCCACCAGAAAGGCTAGATGGATGACATTAGTAGCCTTAATAATTGATATAAAGAAATTTATTCCCTGTGATTATGGTCAATAGCTATTGTATAAGTTGCATTATGTCCTCAGactgaaaagacaaaaatactCAAATAGCAGTTTTATCCCTAAAGCTGACTGTGACATTTTAAGGTATTTGAGGAGCTTAAAGTAAATAGGATGGTAAATGAGGCAGTACTTAGTGTATCAGTGGATATCTTGTC harbors:
- the Arp1 gene encoding alpha-centractin — encoded protein: MEPFEVIVNQPVVIDNGSGIIKAGFAGDHTPKCHFPNYVGRPKYERVMVGALEGDYFVGPKAQEHRGLLAISYPMEHGIVTDWNDMERIWQYIYSKDQLQTFSEEHPVLLTEAPLNPRKNRDKAAEIFFEAFSVPALFVSIQAVLSLYASGRTTGVVLDSGDGVTHVVPIYEGFALPHSIMREDIGGRDVTRYLKLLLRKEGLNLYSSAEFEIVKMMKERVCYLASNPQREETVDTERLSYVLPNGATVEVGQARFRAPEVLFRPDLIGDESVGIHEALICAIHKSDMDLRKQLYQNIVISGGSTLFKGFGDRLLSEVKKLAPKDIKIRISAPAERLYSVWIGGSILASLDTFKRMWVSKREYEEEGARAVHRKTF